The Triticum urartu cultivar G1812 chromosome 6, Tu2.1, whole genome shotgun sequence genome includes the window AattggaaattttagaaggatcAACTTTACCACAGAGTGCATGGGCAACCCATACGAAATGATTTTGCAGCTCCTTAGAATGGGTAATTATATTTTGTGAAACAACTTTCCTTTTTGAAATATGACATCCCGGCACCTACAAGGCTACAACGGCAATTCAGGAACATGTTCTTAATATGATGCACAAAGTAACTACACATGCCTATCACTACTCCTTCATAAAGCAAGGCTCCTCGCATGATAGTTCCATATATTAAGGAGTCAAATGTCAAAAGCTCTAGCAATGCAAGTATATAACCCCCTTCTTCTGGCTGGTCTAATCCTTCTTAGCCCACTAAACACCCCATCTCTCATTCTTCACAAGCTACACGTACTCTCTTCGTCAAAGCTCCCCACTCCTCTTCCAACAAAGAACACATAGAACACCGAAGGCTTTACACCGACATACATAATCATGGTGAGAATTCCCACCTTTTTCATGCTTCCTCATTTAAGTTCATCTTTTAGTGATGCAAAGATCGTTTGGAGTTTTGCAGCATCAGCAGGCAATGTGGAAGCCAGCATGGTTAGAGGCCCTCAGCACAGAGAAGTTCTTCGTGGCATGCCCCTTCCATGAGCACGCCAAGAAGAACGAGAAGAACATATGCTGCCTTGACTGCTGCACCAGCATCTGCCCACACTGTGTGTCGACACACCGGGTACACCGGCTCCTGCAGGTCCGGCGATATGTCTACCATGACGTCGTTCGGCTGGAGGACCTTGAGAAGCTTATTGACTGTTCCGGTGTTCAGGTAATATGCATAGTCTACACAGTATGCATGTGAGTCTGATAATTGTTGTCTGAGATGCATGCATGCTCATAATTCTGTATCTACATGGTGCAGTCATACACGATTAACAGCTCTAAGGTCGTTTTCCTGAAGAAGAGACCACAGAATAGGCAATTTAAGGGGTCAGGGAATATTTGCACCTCCTGCGACAGGAGCCTTCAAGAGCCCTATTTCTACTGCTCTCTGGATTGCAAGGTGATTTAGTAGAACTCGCGATCTAGTGTTATTCCATGTGATTACATGCAATTTAATTCTGATTGCTGAGAAATAATGTAGTTATATTGAGTTGAATTATGATGACTAACAAAATAATTATATTCGACTGAATTACGATGGCTGATAGAATCGCAGAATATAATTCATACTAAATGAGAGAAGCAGCACAATTTTGATCTAGATTCTAAAAGGTACTTAGCTACAATAGCATCTGACCTCATTTGCCATGCAATATCCCATATCAGAGTATTTAGCTACCTGAAGAATCTGATTGGAGAATCAGCTGGTAGAAGCACTATAAAGTAAAAATATATGAAAATTAATGTTAGCAAATTCAAAAATATGTTCAGATAGGCATTAAATGCATTTAAAGCGAACTGTCAATTTCTGGACATACATATGAAAACTACCTGTCAAGTTCACTCATATGCATCCTTTTCAGGTTGAGTACATATTACGGAAGAAGAAAGACTTGTCAGCATACCTGCGTCCATGCAAGACCTTGCAGCTTGGTCCTGACTTCTTCATTCCTCATGACGCTGATGATGAGACAACCCAATCAACACTTGTTGATGCTGATGAGCCTATGGGATCATCAGACTCCGATAATTTGAGCATACCATACACAAATTTTGTCCGGAAGAAGCGCAGCGGACCATATATCTGTGCACGATCTGCAAACCGGGTCTCTGACGATGACATGGCCACAAACATGAGCAGAAGGAAAGGGGTGCCTCAACGATCACCTTTGTGCTAATAAAAATAAAACACTAAATAGTCTTTTTTTTTTACTTCTTTGATGCTCTTTATCTCTTGGACTAAGCCGGTGCACTACTGACAGAATTTtgtcttgatggaaccatgtaaTTTCAATGTACATCACCAGAGGCAATTGTACCCAAATTCTTCAGGTAGATGCACCAGTTCATATATATGTACGCCTTAACATGGTTCATATTATTCCTTTATCTATTAGTTTTTCTAAATGTTGTTATTGATCAAATACCAAATGCACTCAACAATTTCTGTGTAGGTCATTAATTAAGATTTATGCCTAATTATGCAAGCGATCATGTTATCACTCTCAATTCTTGACACACCTAGAACCATGGTAAAAAAATCAATCAATACATGAGTTTAAATATTCAATAGACTAGTCCTAAGAGTGTATTTTTGGCTAAGCAGAGGGGTTGTTTTTGAATAAAGTTTACAATATTGCCTTACCTCCACAATCTGGATAAAGCAGAGGGGTTGTTTTGAAATGTAATGCTCTTTTTTGGCAGCCATAGCTAAATTTAATAGGTAATAACCTGCCAAAAAGAAGCATTCTGTTGTAATCATCATATTTACCACACAAGGAATCTACCGTAGATTTCTGTGGAATCATGGGCAGTTGCAGTTTTTTTAACGAAATAGCAATTGACCTAAAGTATTTCATGTAATGGAAAACATATAGTGGTTAAATATTGTATTATTTATGACCAATATAAGATCAACGAATTTTCTAGTCTCATACTCTCATGTCAATCAACAATATTCTAAGCCCTGTTCTGAGCACTAGCAATTATTACACAAAAACACTAGGAAACAGATTCAGAGCTAAGCATAGCAGATTTAGTAAAATGATTAGTCATGAAACAACAGCGACGAAGGAAAAAAATAATAGGAAAATATTTTGAGATTATCTTCTACTACCCTGATTTCAGAAATGAAGTACTCTACTCAATTATTATCTTCTTTAAACTGAAAGCTCATGAAGCAATGTGAATCCATAACAAACATGCATTCTAGATGCTAAAAATGGAATCCTACAGACGTTTTCTTATTGTAAAAATATGCAAGCCTAGTTGATATATATTTTCATAGGCAATAGGTCTGTCAAACACAAAAAAGGTGCAATTGTCATCGCAAAAAAAGGTGCACCTGTACAGATCAAGAGACAGAAAGAGCAAAGTTTCTCCTACCAAACAGAAGTTTGCACTGATGGGGTGATGGTTTACCTTCCATTGCCCATTTCATGCCTACCTACGAAACGTCAGAAAAAAAAGGAAACATACTTCTCAACATTTTAGTAGTCATGCAATCAATCATATTGGTGCACAAAAACACTGGTTCGTCTTATTTGCTAACATATTCCTTTGGAAGGAAGGGTTAAGAAATAAAAGTTAAAAAAACTTTAAACCATTGGAAGTTGAGCAATTGCAGTTTAACTAATGAAGCCCTCAGTAATGCCTAGTCAGATCATCTCGAGATCAGCATGCGAGATTAATATTTTTTCCAAGCACCTCGTGATATGATTCGGCGCATATAGCTGGAAAGCTCGGGAAGTGCACTCGTGCGCGTCATCTACTAAATATTATAAGCATACTAAAGATAATCAAATGTCTACTTAAACAGTAAAATCTGTCATCCTCCAATGATGATGAATTATATAAAAAAGGGATTGGCCTAGTTACAGGTAAGGGAACTCTCTCTCCTTGACTTTGACTGGAGCTAACCATATTATTTTCCTTGGATTTTCTGGAACTGCTTAAGTTTTAACCACTTTAATTGCTTAGTACCTTCTATTGTGTTGTCTTGCCACAATACAGATGCATGAACCATCAAGTTTGGTTGTAGATCTCAAATTCATGCAAACTGGTAGGTTCAAAGTAAATAAAATTTAGTAACTGAGGACTGAGGTAACATGCAAGTTACAGAAGAACAAGTTCAGAAGTAACATTGAAATGTCAACTAAATGGTCATTGTCTTGTAGATGTCTCGTGATCCAGACTATTTAAACTGGCATTTAATGGAAAAAGAGAAGGAAGTAAGCAAATAAGTGACAGCTAGCCGATCGCTAAGCTAGCTAAGTTTCGTCAACCATTCTGATCAGATCAAATAGGCTTAATATGACTGAGTTAAGTAGTCATACTAGAACGAAATCATGTACTCAACAAGACAATAGTTTAATGGTAAAAACAATAGAATGACAACACAATTAGCAAATAAAGTAGACCAAATCTCGATATAtgtccccgcaaaaaaaaaatcTCGATATATGTGTAATTTGATGCGCAAAACCAGCAGTGTTTCATTCGGTTCTTAACTTCTTATGATGGAAAAAAAAATATAAAGATTGATGGAAAAAGGAACTGGAACAACCACACGATTGAGAAATTTGGAGGTAGAAACAAGTTTGTGTAACCCTCAAGAACGAAAGATGAAACTCAATGTATTTGGCTTTTAAACACCAAAGTTCAACAAAGGCCGCAGCAGTATGTAACTACTAATTCAATAAATGTACGTTTCCAACTAGGGATGATACATAAACACATGTACCCCATCTCTAGTCAAATGATTCTAAGGAACGGATCAGATGTGAATTCAACTTAAAAGATGATGTGGAGTTGCAATTTAATCTGCCTGGCCAATGTACTAACCAAGGGCTCAGAATCAAGGCTTGCTCAAACGTGTTCTCTTTTTTCTGGGTGCAAAGAAATTTCTCGCCACGAACTGAGCCATTGGACGACCAACTGGATGCTTCATATTTCCTATATTAGGATGCAGCCGGACTTAAGCAACCCCAATGGTTCAACATATAGAGGGCAATGATGCATTATCATTAATTCGCAAAAAATAATTTGTTTAAAAATCTCAACAGTTTCTGGTTTATGCTCATTGACTTCCTCCATTGTTCCAAGATAAGATCCTTTTTGTATTGTCCCTACAACTTCCAGTTCCCAAATTCCACTTTGAATTCATGTCGGCAGAAACTGTTATGTATGGGCGGCGCGAGCAAGAAGATCCTGAATATATTTCTCCTGGGAGATGTAGAAGCCATCAGACGTCGAGGAGATCTCAATCCCAAGAAAATATCAAAGTGGACCAAGATCAGACATGAGGAACTGGTTGCAAAGGCGAGCCTTAACAAAGGCAATGTAGTCAGAGTCGTCATGAGGAACTGGTCGTATGTTTGGATGTGTGTGCTATGTCCTTCTTGCCCCGTGAGAACGCACCAAACTGACTGCTCAGTCGGTTGAGTGTGTTTTCCTTGGCTACAGCGATGAGCACAGGGGCTATCGCTGTTGGGATCATGTTGGTCGTCGCCTGCGCATTTCGCGTGATGTGACTTTTGACGAGTCTCGTTCTTACTACCCACGTCCTTCTTCCTCGAGCTTCTCTGTGGACgatatttcttttcttctccTTCCCGATACACCCCGTTATGTGCCTCATGTCCCACCTCTCATTCATTCTCAGTCACCACCGAcaccatcttcctcctcctccacctctccACCATCATCTCCAGTCTGTCGCCCTCTCTCACCATTTGCTCTCCACTATACTCGCCGGCCTCGTACTGAGGATGTTTCCCCTGACGCGCCTTCCACCTCCGGTGCGCCTCCGCCTCCCCCGGTTCATAAACCTCCGTGCTCGGCCTCGCCCTCCGCCTGATCGCTATTCTCCTGCTCGGTACGGTCTCTCCGTTATTGCTGAGCCCACTTCCTATCAGACTGCCATGACTCAGCCTGAATGGCAGCTTGCGATGGCCGAAGAACTTGCTGCCCTTGAGCGCTCTGGCACATGGGATCTGGTTTCCCTTCCTTCCGGTGTTCGTCCCATCACCTGCAAGTGGGTCTACAAGATTAAGACTCGCTCCGATAGCTCTCTTGAGTGCTACAAAGCTCGGCTTGTGGCCCGTGGTTTTCAGCAGGAGCAGGGACGCGATTATGATGAGACATTCGCTCCCATGGCCCACATGACCACTGTCCGCATTCTCCTTGCTGTGGCTTCTGTTTGTCATTGGTCTATCTctcaacttgatgttcagaacgCTTTTCTCAATGGCGAGTTGCGTGAGGAGGT containing:
- the LOC125517327 gene encoding protein RGF1 INDUCIBLE TRANSCRIPTION FACTOR 1, whose product is MHQQAMWKPAWLEALSTEKFFVACPFHEHAKKNEKNICCLDCCTSICPHCVSTHRVHRLLQVRRYVYHDVVRLEDLEKLIDCSGVQSYTINSSKVVFLKKRPQNRQFKGSGNICTSCDRSLQEPYFYCSLDCKVEYILRKKKDLSAYLRPCKTLQLGPDFFIPHDADDETTQSTLVDADEPMGSSDSDNLSIPYTNFVRKKRSGPYICARSANRVSDDDMATNMSRRKGVPQRSPLC